From Bacillus pumilus, one genomic window encodes:
- the mgtE gene encoding magnesium transporter: MIQNITYDELILRIIILLRDGKRKEFKNIMEELQPYDMAYLFKELPEKHRGRFLSFLPVDDVTEMMGELEREYQEIVLEKVGKDKATFVTNKMDNDDLANLFDEMEDELKDQLLSNMEAEESKAVQLLMNYPAETAGRIMTNRYVWIPQHYTVQDAVVKLKSFAEIAESINYLYVINDQKQLVGVLSYRDLILGEPDEKVQDLMFTRVIAVGAFQDQEEIAKLIERYDFLAIPVVEENNVLVGIVTVDDIIDVVIQEAGEDYEKFAASGKDITFDTPAFVAAYRRLPWLILLLFIGLISGSILNYFEDTLQQVVALAFFMPMIAGMTGNTGTQSLAVVIRGLSKEELTKKTIMRLIFRELRTSIYIGIVCSIIITVVAMVWQGNMILGFVVGSSLLATLIIGTMAGTVVPIILHRLNVDPAIASGPLITTLNDILSLLIYFGIATAFLHTLM; encoded by the coding sequence ATGATACAAAATATTACGTATGATGAACTCATTTTACGCATCATTATTTTACTAAGAGATGGAAAACGCAAAGAATTTAAAAACATCATGGAAGAACTTCAGCCATATGATATGGCCTACTTATTTAAAGAGCTTCCAGAAAAACACCGCGGCCGCTTCCTTAGCTTTTTACCAGTCGATGACGTGACAGAAATGATGGGTGAGCTGGAGCGGGAATACCAAGAAATCGTTCTTGAAAAAGTAGGGAAAGACAAAGCTACGTTCGTCACAAACAAAATGGATAACGATGATCTAGCCAACTTATTTGATGAGATGGAGGATGAGCTAAAGGATCAGCTTTTATCTAACATGGAAGCAGAGGAATCAAAGGCCGTCCAGCTTCTTATGAATTACCCTGCTGAGACAGCGGGACGGATCATGACCAACCGGTACGTTTGGATTCCTCAGCATTATACGGTGCAGGATGCCGTTGTGAAGCTGAAAAGCTTTGCTGAAATTGCAGAATCAATCAACTATTTATATGTGATTAATGATCAAAAACAGCTTGTAGGCGTTCTCTCATACCGTGACCTTATTTTAGGTGAACCGGATGAAAAGGTGCAGGATCTCATGTTTACAAGAGTCATTGCTGTTGGAGCCTTTCAAGATCAGGAGGAAATCGCAAAGCTGATTGAACGGTATGATTTTCTTGCCATTCCTGTTGTGGAAGAGAACAATGTCCTAGTCGGAATCGTTACAGTCGATGATATCATTGATGTTGTCATTCAAGAGGCAGGCGAAGACTATGAGAAGTTTGCTGCCTCTGGTAAAGATATTACGTTCGATACGCCGGCATTTGTGGCGGCATACCGCCGTCTTCCATGGCTCATTTTGCTCTTGTTCATTGGGCTGATTTCAGGCAGTATTTTAAATTATTTTGAAGATACCCTTCAGCAAGTCGTTGCTTTAGCGTTCTTCATGCCGATGATTGCCGGGATGACAGGGAATACAGGCACACAGTCTCTTGCCGTCGTGATTAGAGGGCTTTCAAAAGAAGAATTAACGAAAAAAACCATTATGCGTCTTATTTTTAGAGAGCTGAGAACAAGTATTTACATTGGGATCGTCTGTTCCATTATTATTACAGTCGTCGCAATGGTGTGGCAGGGCAATATGATTTTAGGTTTTGTTGTCGGCTCCTCACTGCTTGCAACACTGATTATTGGGACAATGGCAGGTACGGTCGTGCCGATTATTTTACACAGATTAAACGTGGACCCAGCCATTGCATCTGGCCCGCTGATCACAACATTGAATGATATTCTATCCTTACTGATCTATTTTGGAATTGCAACAGCATTCCTTCATACACTGATGTAG
- a CDS encoding LysR family transcriptional regulator — MDIKSLEIFKAVAIEQSITKAAEKLNYVQSNVTARIQRLEQELGVPLLYRYHKKISLTPAGRELLPYVNKLLYDFEEAIEAVKLSSTPRGTLHIGSIESTASTRLPIIFTEYHKTFPQVELSMYMAPTVDQVSAILNYKVDGALVDGPILHPDIIEYPVLEESLVLITSYSREEFQVESILHEPLLSSFAHCIYLGRWQRWLESNGFASMKVMEYGTLEGVLKCVENGLGVTVLPKSMVEARMQGRFTCHPLPEPHRIVPTVFIRRRDSYMTSALSRFMELMGITHM; from the coding sequence TTGGATATTAAATCTTTGGAAATATTTAAAGCAGTAGCTATTGAACAAAGCATTACAAAAGCTGCTGAGAAATTAAATTATGTGCAGTCGAATGTCACTGCACGAATCCAACGTCTTGAACAAGAATTAGGTGTTCCTCTTCTCTATCGATATCACAAGAAGATATCCTTAACGCCTGCAGGACGTGAACTGTTGCCATATGTAAACAAATTACTCTACGATTTTGAAGAAGCGATAGAGGCAGTAAAGCTTTCCTCTACTCCGCGGGGAACTTTACACATCGGATCTATAGAGTCAACCGCTTCTACAAGATTGCCAATCATTTTTACAGAATATCATAAGACATTTCCACAAGTAGAATTGAGCATGTATATGGCACCTACTGTAGATCAGGTTAGTGCTATTCTTAACTACAAGGTAGACGGTGCATTGGTTGATGGGCCAATTCTTCATCCGGACATTATTGAGTACCCTGTATTGGAAGAATCACTTGTTCTGATTACAAGCTACTCCCGGGAGGAATTCCAGGTAGAATCAATTTTACATGAACCATTGCTTTCGTCATTCGCGCATTGCATCTATTTGGGGCGTTGGCAGCGATGGTTAGAGAGCAATGGCTTTGCTTCGATGAAGGTAATGGAATATGGCACTTTAGAGGGCGTGCTTAAATGCGTTGAAAACGGGCTAGGAGTCACCGTATTACCAAAATCTATGGTTGAAGCTCGGATGCAAGGCAGATTTACCTGTCATCCATTACCGGAACCACATAGAATCGTGCCCACTGTGTTTATAAGGCGCCGCGATTCGTACATGACCAGTGCCCTCTCACGATTTATGGAGTTAATGGGCATAACTCATATGTGA
- a CDS encoding cupin domain-containing protein — protein sequence MISKINIQEKFLQINAYWNPRISGELNDSYIKMVKIKGEFIWHHHDDEDEMFFVCKGNLVIRFRDREIALNEGEFLVIPKGIEHQPIAEEEVHLLLIEPKTTLNTGNVVNERTVSIPERMDEH from the coding sequence TTGATTTCAAAGATTAATATCCAAGAGAAATTTTTGCAAATAAATGCTTATTGGAATCCTAGAATAAGTGGAGAGTTGAACGACTCATACATTAAAATGGTAAAAATTAAGGGTGAATTCATTTGGCATCACCATGATGACGAGGATGAAATGTTCTTTGTATGTAAAGGGAATCTAGTCATCCGTTTTAGGGATAGAGAAATAGCTCTTAATGAAGGGGAGTTTCTTGTGATTCCTAAAGGAATTGAACATCAGCCAATTGCTGAAGAAGAAGTTCATTTGCTATTAATTGAACCAAAAACGACTCTAAACACGGGGAATGTGGTCAATGAACGAACTGTTTCGATTCCTGAACGAATGGATGAACACTAG
- a CDS encoding MerR family transcriptional regulator, whose amino-acid sequence MTQEDVSYKDKKVISIGIVSELTGLSVRQIRYYEERRLIYPQRSTRGTRKYSFSDVERLMDIANKREDGVQTAEILKDMKKKEQALKSGQYKKKMLEGQINAHFRYKNR is encoded by the coding sequence ATGACGCAGGAAGATGTTTCTTATAAAGATAAAAAAGTCATTTCAATCGGGATTGTCAGTGAATTAACAGGGCTATCCGTCAGGCAAATCCGATATTATGAGGAACGCAGACTCATCTACCCCCAGCGCTCAACAAGAGGCACGCGTAAATATTCTTTTTCTGATGTAGAACGTTTAATGGACATCGCCAACAAACGAGAAGACGGTGTGCAAACAGCCGAGATTTTGAAAGACATGAAGAAAAAAGAACAGGCATTAAAAAGCGGACAATATAAGAAAAAAATGCTGGAAGGCCAGATTAACGCACACTTCCGGTACAAAAATCGATAA
- a CDS encoding MarR family winged helix-turn-helix transcriptional regulator, whose protein sequence is MMRLSFNEEEVERSMTLYKVFARAFKSVSEHSIRDSKEHGFNPTEFAVLELLYTRGAQKLQQIGSRLLLVSGNVTYVIDKLERNGFIEREQDPKDKRSVYAHLTDKGRSYLDKIYPIHSLRIARAFSGLSREEQEQLISLLKKAGIHSQHLLFR, encoded by the coding sequence GTGATGAGACTATCGTTTAATGAAGAAGAAGTAGAACGTTCAATGACACTTTACAAGGTATTTGCAAGAGCATTTAAAAGCGTTTCAGAACACAGTATTAGAGACAGCAAAGAGCATGGATTTAATCCAACTGAATTTGCCGTTCTTGAATTGCTGTACACAAGAGGTGCTCAAAAACTTCAGCAAATCGGCTCAAGACTCCTGCTTGTCAGCGGGAATGTGACGTACGTAATTGACAAATTAGAACGAAATGGTTTCATTGAAAGAGAGCAGGACCCAAAGGATAAACGGTCGGTTTATGCCCATTTAACAGATAAAGGGCGCAGTTATCTTGATAAGATTTACCCGATTCATTCTCTCCGGATTGCGCGAGCGTTCTCTGGCCTCTCGCGTGAAGAACAAGAACAATTGATTAGTCTATTGAAAAAAGCAGGCATTCACAGTCAACATTTATTATTTAGATAG
- a CDS encoding bifunctional diguanylate cyclase/phosphodiesterase, with protein MTQLTGSYNGWLVFLSVAVAAVASYSALQLASRVIQSSGAKKKVWLVIGAMIMGMGIWSMHFIGMMAFHMQTGITYETPLLILSILASFVGSLIAFSICIQEQLSIRRLLISSITMGSAICSMHYLGMESMANVSISYDPVLFFLSFFIAALASFFSLHLFFRLHRSEKKKEDHLLKIAGALVMGGAISGMHYTGMAASTMFVHSDGQSAAGGSLEMSPFSLSIFIGLMTLIVQTLMIFGAYIDHRIMKQSDQLKENEQRFQSLIKHNIDGIIVLSVDRKVLSANDLGKQILKMCNSWIGDDVSQYVMPTEMWEEFISRSKKAITREAELKAADRFYYYHVTYIPVHVNNTLDSIYLVLKDLTQQRIAEKEIHVMAHYDALTELPNRRHAINHLNDVLSAQEETGTSTAVLFLDLNRFKIINDALGHNIGDLLLKAAANRLTQCLPDNGFIARLGGDEFLMIFPHMGHDTHKIEQLSQNIIRQFERPFFIQNHQLITSISIGIAISPQNGKDGMELMRKADMAMYLSKKHKQSRYEFFTESMERSSEDRLNRELELRDAIQREQFVLHYQPQVSAKTRKMTGVEALLRMKAPDGSLKSPEAFIELAEESGLIIDIGRWVIDTACRQAKTWYDNGLKIPVAVNLSAKQFNSEDLIDLIKLTLKKYNLTSSLLELEVTESMTMDNIKQSKQVLTSLKHLGVRISIDDFGTGHSSLSYLKDLPIHRLKIDKSFIEDILNDSKSEQITGAIIAMGHQLSLEVIAEGVETFAQAQLLSAQGCDDLQGFYYAKPLPATDIEKFIAYPAHQLDT; from the coding sequence ATGACCCAATTAACAGGAAGCTACAACGGATGGCTTGTCTTTCTGTCAGTCGCTGTCGCCGCTGTGGCCTCCTACTCAGCTCTTCAGTTAGCCAGCCGAGTGATACAGTCAAGCGGTGCAAAGAAAAAGGTATGGCTGGTCATTGGTGCAATGATCATGGGGATGGGCATATGGTCGATGCATTTTATTGGCATGATGGCATTTCACATGCAAACCGGCATCACATATGAAACTCCCTTACTGATTTTATCGATTTTGGCGTCTTTTGTCGGTTCTTTGATCGCATTCTCGATATGCATTCAAGAGCAGCTTTCCATAAGACGGCTGCTCATTAGTTCAATCACCATGGGCTCAGCTATTTGCAGCATGCATTATCTTGGAATGGAATCAATGGCCAATGTCTCAATCAGCTATGATCCAGTCCTCTTTTTTCTTTCGTTTTTCATTGCTGCGCTGGCATCTTTCTTTTCACTGCATCTCTTTTTTCGGCTCCATCGATCCGAGAAAAAAAAGGAGGATCATCTGTTAAAAATAGCTGGTGCACTCGTGATGGGTGGGGCTATTTCTGGCATGCATTATACTGGTATGGCTGCTTCTACTATGTTTGTTCATTCAGATGGACAGTCCGCTGCAGGCGGCTCTCTTGAAATGTCGCCATTCAGTCTGTCGATTTTCATCGGCTTGATGACACTGATTGTCCAAACACTGATGATCTTTGGTGCCTATATAGATCACCGAATCATGAAGCAGTCAGATCAGTTAAAGGAAAATGAACAGCGGTTTCAATCGCTCATTAAACATAATATCGATGGCATTATCGTGTTATCTGTCGATCGAAAGGTGCTTTCTGCGAACGACTTAGGTAAACAAATCTTAAAAATGTGCAATTCTTGGATTGGTGATGATGTCAGTCAATACGTGATGCCGACTGAGATGTGGGAAGAATTTATTTCCCGGTCAAAAAAAGCCATCACACGTGAAGCAGAACTGAAAGCAGCAGATCGTTTTTATTATTATCATGTCACTTACATACCTGTTCATGTCAACAATACTCTTGACAGTATTTATCTTGTCTTAAAAGATTTAACGCAGCAGCGGATTGCAGAAAAAGAAATTCATGTCATGGCACATTATGATGCGTTAACTGAGCTTCCTAATCGGCGCCACGCCATCAACCATTTAAATGATGTTCTCTCCGCTCAAGAAGAGACAGGAACATCGACGGCTGTTCTGTTTCTTGACTTGAATCGTTTTAAAATTATTAATGATGCACTTGGTCATAACATAGGAGACTTACTACTTAAAGCAGCTGCAAACAGACTGACACAATGTTTACCGGACAATGGCTTTATTGCAAGACTAGGCGGGGATGAATTTTTAATGATCTTCCCTCACATGGGACATGACACACACAAAATTGAGCAGCTTTCTCAAAATATCATTCGTCAATTTGAACGTCCTTTTTTCATCCAGAATCATCAGCTCATTACATCTATCAGCATTGGGATCGCCATCTCACCTCAAAATGGCAAAGATGGGATGGAATTGATGAGGAAAGCCGATATGGCGATGTATTTATCCAAAAAACATAAGCAAAGCCGGTATGAGTTCTTTACCGAATCAATGGAAAGATCAAGTGAAGACAGGTTAAATCGAGAGCTTGAGTTGCGGGATGCCATTCAGAGAGAACAGTTTGTGCTTCATTACCAGCCGCAAGTCAGTGCGAAAACAAGAAAGATGACTGGCGTAGAAGCTCTTCTAAGAATGAAGGCACCAGATGGTTCCTTAAAATCACCTGAGGCTTTTATTGAGCTGGCAGAGGAATCAGGGCTGATCATTGATATTGGCAGATGGGTCATTGATACCGCATGCAGGCAGGCTAAAACGTGGTATGACAACGGGCTGAAAATTCCTGTGGCTGTCAATTTATCTGCGAAACAATTCAATTCTGAAGACTTAATTGATTTGATTAAGCTGACACTGAAAAAATACAACCTGACATCGTCACTGCTCGAGCTTGAAGTGACAGAAAGTATGACAATGGACAATATCAAGCAATCAAAACAGGTGCTGACGTCGCTGAAACATCTGGGCGTTCGCATTAGTATTGATGACTTTGGTACAGGTCATAGCTCCTTAAGCTATTTAAAGGATTTGCCCATTCATCGACTGAAAATCGACAAATCCTTCATTGAAGATATTTTAAATGATTCGAAGTCTGAACAGATTACAGGTGCCATTATCGCGATGGGACATCAATTATCTCTCGAAGTCATAGCAGAAGGTGTTGAAACCTTTGCGCAGGCGCAGCTTTTATCTGCGCAAGGATGTGACGACCTGCAAGGTTTTTATTATGCAAAGCCCCTTCCAGCAACCGATATCGAAAAATTCATTGCCTATCCGGCGCATCAGCTGGACACATAA
- a CDS encoding DedA family protein, with translation MINIEDFIISLADAFKNLSYFGIFLALCIEFVPAEVVLPLAGYWVSEGDMAFIGVVAAGSIGGVAGPLTLYWLGRYGGRPFLNKYGKYFFVKPESLDKSDAFFEKHGGFVAFSGRFIPGVRTLISIPCGIAKMNVWVFCLYTFLAITPITFVYVYLGFVLGENWKEVGAMLDPYLLPIGIGVVLLFVVYIWLKRRKRKTETPTA, from the coding sequence TTGATAAACATCGAAGATTTTATTATTTCTTTAGCTGATGCTTTTAAGAACTTGTCGTACTTTGGCATCTTCCTCGCATTATGCATTGAATTTGTTCCTGCTGAAGTGGTTCTGCCTCTTGCGGGTTACTGGGTCTCAGAAGGGGACATGGCCTTCATCGGTGTTGTGGCTGCCGGCTCCATTGGCGGCGTGGCTGGCCCTTTGACCTTGTACTGGTTAGGACGTTATGGCGGCAGACCCTTTTTAAATAAATATGGGAAGTACTTTTTTGTCAAACCTGAGTCGCTTGATAAATCGGATGCTTTCTTTGAAAAGCATGGTGGTTTCGTCGCCTTTAGCGGCCGGTTTATTCCAGGGGTCAGAACGCTTATTTCCATCCCGTGCGGTATTGCCAAGATGAATGTGTGGGTCTTTTGCTTGTATACGTTTTTGGCGATTACGCCCATTACATTTGTGTATGTGTATCTTGGGTTTGTGCTCGGGGAGAACTGGAAAGAGGTTGGCGCTATGTTAGATCCATATCTTTTACCGATTGGGATCGGGGTTGTGTTGTTGTTCGTTGTTTATATATGGCTGAAACGTAGAAAAAGAAAAACAGAAACACCCACTGCCTAA
- a CDS encoding TerC family protein, translating into MDAATILEYGWVLLVLIGLEGILAADNALVMAVMVKHLPEKQRKKALFYGLAGAFVMRFGSLFLISFLVDVWQVQAIGAIYLLYISIHHILKSHVFKKKESDTNMKQSGFWATVVKVELADIAFAVDSILAAVALAVTLPKTSLPQIGGLDGGQFIVILLGGIIGLIIMRFAATVFVKLLKTRPSLETAAFVIVGWVGVKLTLYTLSHPAIGIVSSHFIHSALWKVIFWTVLLAIAAFGWFLSSPSRKGGQENDGKQEGRLEE; encoded by the coding sequence ATGGATGCAGCAACTATTTTAGAGTACGGGTGGGTTCTTCTCGTACTGATTGGATTAGAAGGGATTTTAGCAGCTGATAACGCGCTGGTCATGGCTGTGATGGTTAAACACCTTCCTGAAAAGCAAAGAAAAAAGGCATTGTTTTACGGACTTGCGGGTGCGTTTGTCATGCGATTTGGTTCCCTGTTTCTTATTTCGTTTTTAGTGGATGTGTGGCAAGTTCAAGCCATTGGCGCAATTTATCTTCTTTATATTTCCATTCACCATATTTTAAAATCGCACGTATTTAAGAAAAAGGAATCAGACACAAACATGAAGCAAAGCGGCTTCTGGGCAACAGTCGTAAAAGTCGAGCTTGCCGACATCGCTTTTGCTGTAGATTCCATCTTAGCGGCCGTCGCATTAGCCGTGACATTGCCGAAAACGAGTCTTCCGCAAATCGGCGGACTCGATGGCGGTCAATTTATTGTCATTCTTTTAGGTGGTATCATCGGTCTTATCATCATGCGATTTGCAGCTACTGTCTTTGTGAAACTGCTCAAAACAAGACCGAGCCTAGAAACAGCAGCCTTTGTCATTGTCGGATGGGTTGGTGTGAAGCTCACGCTTTATACACTGTCACATCCAGCTATTGGTATCGTGTCCTCTCATTTTATTCATTCAGCATTATGGAAAGTGATTTTCTGGACGGTGCTTCTCGCAATTGCAGCATTTGGCTGGTTTTTATCAAGTCCATCAAGAAAAGGCGGCCAAGAAAACGATGGAAAACAAGAGGGACGCCTAGAAGAGTAG
- the sigI gene encoding RNA polymerase sigma factor SigI — translation MKPLLSLLFKKGKKKQTLEQSAISIQQGDIELQNALIEQYKPFVAKTVSSVCKRYIDEKDDEFSIGLIAFNEAIEKYSAEKGNSLLAFAELIIKRKVIDYIRKEARNAPTVQMDLQESENGEYSQSMIEAELSTNEYRRLIEQEHRREEIEHFKERLKVYGLTFQELLEHSPKHADARQNAIKVAHTLVEHDELRTILFQKKQLPVKQLEKLVEVSRKTIERNRKYIIAMAIIMTGDYVYLKDYLKGVLNS, via the coding sequence GTGAAACCATTGCTTAGCCTTTTGTTTAAAAAAGGAAAGAAAAAGCAAACATTAGAGCAGTCGGCTATCAGTATTCAACAAGGTGATATCGAGCTGCAAAATGCATTAATAGAGCAATACAAACCATTTGTCGCTAAGACGGTTTCATCCGTTTGTAAACGATATATAGATGAAAAAGATGATGAATTCAGCATAGGCTTAATTGCCTTTAATGAAGCGATAGAAAAATACTCTGCCGAAAAAGGAAACTCACTCCTTGCTTTCGCAGAATTAATTATTAAAAGAAAAGTGATCGACTATATTCGAAAAGAAGCGAGAAATGCGCCAACGGTTCAAATGGACCTGCAAGAAAGTGAAAATGGCGAGTACTCTCAAAGCATGATTGAAGCAGAGCTGTCTACAAATGAATATAGACGTTTAATTGAACAAGAACATAGAAGAGAAGAAATAGAACATTTTAAAGAACGATTAAAAGTATACGGTCTCACGTTTCAAGAGCTGCTTGAACATTCACCAAAGCATGCAGATGCCAGGCAAAATGCCATTAAAGTAGCCCACACACTCGTTGAACACGATGAGCTCAGAACCATTTTATTTCAGAAAAAACAATTACCAGTCAAACAGCTTGAAAAGCTAGTGGAAGTCAGCCGCAAAACGATTGAGAGAAATAGAAAATACATCATTGCGATGGCGATCATTATGACAGGAGATTATGTGTATTTGAAAGATTACCTTAAAGGGGTGCTTAATTCATGA
- a CDS encoding anti-sigma factor domain-containing protein, with amino-acid sequence MRRGIIVEKNKKYVTLLTPDGQFLRTKYEQQDYEIGQEVTFPNESRLERKRAGFFDLLRLRPLNAGILSIAAIIVVIFTMMPSFSSQKAYAYMTIDINPSFELKLDHDYQVIGVTPLNKDAKQVLASMKDLEKNDMTKVVQEIIDDCDKKGYVNHSKSIYISTVYENKQDHTYKTNVKSKINTISGEYQKRDYKLETVESDLETREKAQKAGISTGTYIRNQEMQDKDQEDIKKDEDAAESDAVKEEEPNKDDEDQTDKDKQEDVKTDDSEEMKPDQEAPEAEDKEQKDQEREEQGSIQKPHQTKPDDESKDNQIKEEKDRSIDKEQKKNHSTEPDDKRNPNGTSRGGAEKHTKKNDRDQKRPSAERKREHMKQGKGVPSPYRENRDEHTYEQ; translated from the coding sequence ATGAGAAGAGGCATTATAGTAGAGAAAAACAAAAAATATGTCACGCTGCTGACCCCTGATGGACAATTTCTGCGGACAAAATATGAACAGCAAGACTATGAAATCGGTCAAGAAGTGACATTTCCGAATGAATCACGTCTCGAAAGAAAAAGAGCCGGTTTTTTTGACCTGCTTCGTTTACGTCCGTTAAATGCAGGAATCCTATCAATCGCAGCGATTATTGTCGTGATTTTTACTATGATGCCATCTTTCTCAAGTCAAAAAGCATATGCATATATGACAATTGACATTAACCCGAGCTTTGAACTGAAGCTTGATCACGATTATCAAGTGATCGGTGTCACACCACTGAATAAAGATGCGAAACAAGTACTGGCCAGTATGAAGGATTTGGAAAAAAACGACATGACCAAAGTCGTGCAGGAAATCATAGATGACTGTGACAAAAAAGGTTACGTGAACCACTCTAAGAGCATTTATATTTCAACGGTTTATGAAAACAAGCAGGACCATACATATAAAACCAACGTCAAAAGTAAAATTAACACCATCTCTGGTGAATATCAAAAGCGCGATTACAAGCTAGAAACTGTAGAAAGTGACCTGGAAACAAGAGAAAAAGCTCAAAAGGCAGGCATTTCAACAGGCACATATATCAGAAATCAAGAAATGCAAGACAAAGATCAAGAAGACATTAAAAAGGATGAAGACGCAGCAGAGAGTGATGCTGTCAAAGAAGAAGAGCCTAACAAAGATGATGAAGATCAAACAGACAAAGACAAACAAGAAGACGTCAAGACAGACGATAGCGAAGAGATGAAGCCAGATCAAGAGGCTCCTGAAGCTGAAGACAAAGAGCAGAAGGATCAAGAGAGGGAAGAGCAAGGATCTATTCAAAAGCCTCACCAAACAAAACCTGATGATGAAAGCAAAGACAATCAAATAAAGGAAGAAAAGGATCGTTCTATCGATAAAGAACAAAAAAAAAATCACTCAACGGAACCTGATGACAAAAGAAATCCAAACGGCACATCACGTGGTGGCGCTGAAAAGCACACAAAAAAAAACGACAGGGATCAGAAACGGCCGTCCGCTGAACGAAAAAGAGAACATATGAAGCAAGGAAAAGGTGTACCGTCCCCTTATCGTGAGAACCGGGATGAGCACACATATGAACAATAA
- a CDS encoding alpha/beta-type small acid-soluble spore protein — translation MANRNQLLVPGVEQALDQFKYEIAQEFGVTLGSDTVARANGSVGGEITKRLVQQAQSQMGNQSK, via the coding sequence ATGGCAAACCGAAATCAACTTCTTGTTCCTGGAGTAGAACAAGCATTAGATCAATTTAAATACGAGATCGCTCAAGAATTTGGCGTGACTCTCGGTTCAGATACAGTCGCACGTGCAAATGGTTCTGTTGGCGGTGAAATTACAAAAAGACTCGTTCAACAGGCTCAATCACAAATGGGCAATCAATCTAAATAA
- a CDS encoding DUF1836 domain-containing protein: MGAFKLTRIDMTSLLYSLKGEGDLTPLQLLNLSVKKDKHHEHDELKIPSFFERLERRKHKSEHGLSTNEIVELGNLCELTSLKSTAIQNWIKRDIKDMIGHPELGKKYSIDQVVILLIVRDLKSVFDFDAIRTILSALFNTITDRTDDIISPLRFYEAYAHVLDFIYHHTLFPLKETNLREITEEQTDKLREEFSELTQHQWHLIKGIISSTVFSVFTSHLQSTAQEMMFHTLQHQDKEEPR; encoded by the coding sequence ATGGGTGCTTTTAAATTAACGAGAATTGACATGACAAGTCTTCTCTATTCTCTAAAAGGAGAGGGAGATCTGACTCCGCTTCAGCTATTAAATTTATCTGTAAAAAAAGACAAACATCACGAACATGACGAGCTAAAAATCCCTTCTTTTTTTGAGAGGCTTGAACGGCGGAAACACAAATCAGAGCATGGACTCTCCACAAATGAAATTGTAGAATTAGGAAACCTATGCGAACTGACTTCTCTTAAATCGACAGCGATTCAAAACTGGATCAAACGTGATATTAAAGATATGATTGGCCACCCTGAGCTTGGAAAGAAGTACTCAATTGATCAGGTCGTTATTTTATTAATTGTTAGAGATTTAAAATCAGTTTTTGACTTTGATGCCATCCGTACCATCTTATCTGCCTTATTTAACACAATTACGGATCGAACTGATGATATTATTAGTCCACTGCGCTTTTATGAAGCATATGCGCATGTCCTTGATTTTATTTATCATCATACTCTTTTTCCGTTAAAAGAAACAAACTTACGGGAAATCACAGAGGAACAGACAGATAAGCTCCGTGAAGAATTTTCTGAATTGACACAGCACCAATGGCATTTGATCAAAGGCATTATCAGTTCAACCGTTTTTTCTGTCTTTACTTCACACTTGCAAAGTACGGCACAAGAAATGATGTTTCATACACTGCAGCATCAGGATAAAGAAGAACCGAGGTGA